A portion of the Flavobacterium limnophilum genome contains these proteins:
- the pyrH gene encoding UMP kinase — translation MKYKRILLKLSGEALMGERQYGIDPARLDEYADEIKKVHDKGVEIAIVIGGGNIFRGVAGASAGMDRVQGDYMGMLATVINGMALQGALEGKGMKTRLQTALKMESIAEPYIKRRADRHLEKGRIVIFGAGTGNPYFTTDTAAVLRGVEINADVILKGTRVDGVYTADPEKDATATKFNYISFEDVLKKGLNVMDTTAFTLSQENKLPIVIFDMNKEGNLLKICEGQNVGTEVNI, via the coding sequence ATGAAATACAAAAGAATTCTTCTAAAATTAAGTGGCGAAGCGTTAATGGGCGAAAGACAATATGGCATTGACCCTGCAAGATTAGACGAATATGCCGATGAAATTAAAAAAGTGCATGACAAAGGCGTTGAAATAGCCATTGTTATAGGCGGAGGAAATATTTTCAGAGGTGTTGCCGGCGCAAGTGCCGGAATGGACAGAGTTCAAGGCGATTATATGGGGATGCTGGCTACCGTGATTAACGGAATGGCATTACAAGGTGCGCTAGAAGGCAAAGGTATGAAAACTCGTTTGCAAACGGCCTTGAAAATGGAATCTATTGCCGAGCCTTACATCAAAAGGAGAGCCGATCGTCATCTTGAAAAAGGAAGAATCGTCATTTTTGGAGCAGGAACTGGAAATCCTTATTTCACGACCGATACCGCCGCCGTTTTGCGTGGTGTGGAAATTAATGCCGACGTAATCCTGAAAGGAACACGTGTTGACGGCGTTTATACTGCCGACCCGGAAAAAGATGCCACTGCAACAAAATTCAATTACATCTCTTTTGAAGATGTGTTGAAAAAAGGGTTGAACGTCATGGACACAACGGCCTTTACATTGAGCCAAGAGAACAAACTTCCCATAGTAATTTTTGACATGAACAAAGAAGGTAATTTGTTGAAAATTTGCGAAGGACAAAACGTAGGAACAGAAGTAAATATATAG
- the frr gene encoding ribosome recycling factor produces MTEEIEFILDSTQESMAGTIAHLEKAFLNIRAGKASPAMLGSVFVDYYGSATPLSQVSKISVPDARTITLQPFEKNMLHPIEKAIMVANLGFNPMNNGDVIIISVPPLTEDRRRELAKQAKSEAEDAKIGIRNARKDANTEIKKLEKEGTSEDICKSAEEEVQNLTNSFIKKIDEHLVIKEAEIMKV; encoded by the coding sequence ATGACTGAAGAAATAGAATTTATTTTAGACAGCACCCAAGAATCTATGGCAGGTACTATTGCCCATTTAGAAAAAGCATTCTTGAATATCCGTGCAGGAAAAGCGTCTCCGGCAATGTTGGGAAGTGTTTTTGTAGATTATTACGGATCCGCAACGCCTCTTTCGCAAGTATCAAAAATCAGTGTTCCTGATGCGAGAACCATTACATTGCAACCTTTCGAAAAGAACATGCTGCACCCAATAGAAAAAGCCATTATGGTGGCCAATCTAGGCTTCAACCCAATGAACAACGGAGATGTAATCATTATCAGCGTTCCGCCTTTGACCGAAGACAGAAGACGCGAATTGGCAAAACAAGCAAAATCTGAGGCTGAAGACGCAAAAATAGGAATCAGAAATGCGCGCAAAGACGCTAATACCGAAATTAAAAAACTGGAAAAAGAAGGAACCTCCGAAGACATTTGCAAAAGTGCCGAAGAAGAAGTTCAAAATTTGACCAACAGTTTTATCAAAAAAATCGACGAGCATCTTGTTATTAAAGAAGCCGAAATTATGAAAGTGTAA